The Toxorhynchites rutilus septentrionalis strain SRP chromosome 3, ASM2978413v1, whole genome shotgun sequence genome includes a region encoding these proteins:
- the LOC129774019 gene encoding uncharacterized protein LOC129774019: protein MKEDVVRRLGKSRDIALRRLLSTERRLARDVNLREQYVLFMEEYMQLGHMQKITEADQDLTERCYLPHHPVVKETSTTTKIRVVFDASCKTSSGVALNDGLLVGPVIQDDLRSIVLRCRIKQIMLVADVEKMFRQILVRYEDRHYQSILWRPSPNQEVDTFELNTVTYGTKPAPFLATRTLKLLAMDERESLPLAAKAVEEDIYMDDVITGANTKEEALELQIQLNEMLKRGGFRLRKWASNCPEALHGISGESLAIRDYFGINISPDSMVKTLGLNWSPQRDEFMVSFNISPLDKTKPITKRQVLSIIATLFDPLGLIGAVITTAKVFMQQIWTLRCNNNHSFDWDQPLPSMVGESWRKFYEQLHSMNNIRIDRCVIIPGAVSVQLHCFSDASEKAYGGCIYVRSENSEGKIIVRLLTSKSKVSPLKTQSIPRLELCGALLTAQLFEKAMRATHLNVPTYFWTDSTCVLRWIQSVPTTWTTYVANRVAKIQNITEGFEWRHVSGIQNPADMISRGIFPNDIQQNEIWWYGPHWLAETSIKWPSIGFTQHDEAEDERRHLVIAAPTTTSPTAEFNEWYLEKFSSYSNLLRRTVVWLRLMEYLIKSPDKRTGFITTDELHRAERILVRCVQKECFVEEWKALLKNDSVPRNSPLRWFNPYVSKDQVLRVGERLRNAAGCDDTKHPMVLPARHRFTRMLLKHYHVRLFHAGPQLLLNTVRLRFWPLGGRSTAKQIVHQCIKCFRSEPSLIQQFMGDLPAARVTISRPFSKTGIDYFGPVYIRPGPRRTAVKAYVSLFVCMCTKAVHLELVSDLSTDRFIQALRRFMARRGKCTDIYSDNGTNFVGARNKLREFMRLLRDKQHSDKISRMCADEGVQWHFNPPSAPHFGGLWEAAVRSAKHHLLRVIGENPVSIEDMTTLLAQVEACLNSRPITPISNDPCDLQPLTPAHFLIGSSLQDLPEPDLLAIPSNRLHHWQLIQQRLQHFWKRWQGEYLCQLQGRSKRWKPPIPIQTGKLVIIKEDNLPPLRWKMGRIEEIHPGSDGIVRVVTLKTATGSLRRPIEKICFLPELNEENY, encoded by the coding sequence ATGAAGGAGGACGTTGTGCGAAGATTGGGCAAATCAAGGGACATCGCATTAAGGCGTCTACTGTCAACCGAAAGGAGACTTGCAAGGGACGTAAATTTAAGGGAACAGTACGTGCTGTTCATGGAGGAATATATGCAGCTAGGTCACATGCAAAAGATTACTGAAGCCGATCAAGACTTAACCGAACGATGCTATCTACCACACCATCCAGTAGTCAAGGAGACTAGTACCACAACAAAAATTCGAGTAGTATTTGATGCGTCATGCAAAACATCCTCGGGAGTAGCTCTAAACGATGGATTATTGGTGGGACCGGTTATTCAGGATGACTTACGTTCGATAGTTCTTCGCTGTAGAATCAAGCAAATTATGCTCGTTGCTGATGTCGAGAAGATGTTTCGACAGATTCTAGTTCGATACGAGGACCGGCACTATCAGTCTATACTTTGGCGCCCTTCACCAAATCAGGAAGTTGATACCTTCGAACTTAATACAGTCACTTACGGAACAAAGCCAGCACCGTTTTTAGCAACTCGAACGCTCAAACTACTGGCAATGGATGAGAGAGAATCCCTCCCCCTAGCAGCCAAAGCAGTGGAAGAAGATATATATATGGACGACGTGATAACGGGTGCAAATACAAAGGAGGAGGCGTTGGAGCTTCAGATCCAGTTGAACGAGATGTTGAAAAGGGGAGGAttcaggcttcgaaaatgggcTTCAAATTGCCCTGAAGCTCTACACGGAATTTCTGGAGAAAGTCTGGCAATTCGTGACTATTTTGGAATCAATATCAGCCCTGATTCGATGGTGAAGACCTTAGGGTTGAATTGGTCGCCCCAAAGGGATGAATTCATGGTATCGTTCAATATTTCCCCACTGGACAAAACTAAACCTATCACCAAACGACAAGTGTTATCCATCATAGCTACGCTGTTCGATCCACTAGGTCTGATTGGAGCGGTCATAACAACAGCAAAAGTATTTATGCAGCAAATATGGACATTGCGCTGCAATAATAATCACAGTTTTGATTGGGATCAGCCACTACCTTCAATGGTGGGTGAGAGCTGGCGCAAATTTTATGAGCAGCTTCACAGTATGAACAACATAAGGATAGATCGCTGTGTCATTATTCCAGGAGCAGTTTCGGTACAGCTCCACTGTTTCTCAGATGCTTCAGAGAAGGCCTATGGTGGCTGCATATATGTGCGTAGCGAGAATTCCGAAGGGAAGATAATTGTGCGATTGTTGACGTCGAAATCAAAGGTTTCTCCACTAAAAACGCAATCTATACCTCGGTTGGAACTTTGTGGAGCTCTACTAACCGCCCAATTATTCGAGAAGGCCATGCGAGCTACTCATTTGAATGTACCGACATATTTTTGGACTGACTCAACATGTGTGCTACGGTGGATCCAATCAGTTCCCACGACTTGGACCACGTATGTTGCCAATAGAGTAGCCAAGATCCAGAATATCACAGAAGGATTTGAATGGAGGCATGTTTCCGGAATTCAGAATCCAGCAGATATGATATCGAGAGGAATCTTCCCAAACGACATCCAGCAAAATGAAATTTGGTGGTATGGACCTCATTGGTTAGCTGAAACATCGATCAAATGGCCTTCTATAGGTTTTACCCAACATGATGAAGCGGAAGATGAACGACGACATTTGGTAATCGCGGCTCCTACAACAACTTCACCCACGGCTGAATTCAACGAGTGGTATTTAGAAAAATTTTCATCGTACTCGAATTTACTTCGGCGCACAGTTGTTTGGTTGCGTCTAATGGAGTATCTGATAAAATCTCCGGATAAAAGAACTGGGTTTATCACAACTGACGAGCTTCATCGCGCTGAACGAATATTAGTACGTTGTGTGCAAAAGGAATGTTTCGTTGAAGAATGGAAGGCATTATTGAAGAATGATTCGGTACCCCGAAATTCTCCGCTCCGGTGGTTCAACCCATATGTATCCAAGGATCAAGTTTTGAGAGTTGGTGAACGGTTGCGGAATGCTGCCGGGTGCGATGATACTAAACATCCAATGGTGTTACCAGCCCGTCATCGCTTCACGCGAATGCTATTGAAACATTATCATGTACGTCTGTTCCACGCAGGGCCACAACTTTTATTGAACACTGTTAGACTTCGTTTCTGGCCGCTAGGTGGACGGAGTACTGCCAAACAAATTGTGCATCAATGTATCAAATGTTTTCGTTCGGAACCATCACTAATACAGCAATTTATGGGTGATTTACCAGCCGCTCGTGTAACCATATCCAGACCATTTTCAAAAACCGGTATTGATTATTTTGGACCAGTTTACATAAGACCCGGACCTCGTCGTACAGCAGTCAAGGCTTACGTTTCGTTATTTGTATGCATGTGCACTAAGGCGGTACATTTGGAACTAGTGAGTGATTTATCTACAGATCGATTCATACAAGCCTTACGAAGATTTATGGCGCGAAGAGGAAAGTGCACCGATATATACTCGGACAACGGCACAAATTTCGTTGGAGCTAGGAACAAGCTTCGAGAGTTCATGCGGCTACTTCGGGATAAACAGCATAGTGACAAGATATCAAGAATGTGTGCAGATGAAGGCGTTCAGTGGCACTTCAATCCCCCTAGTGCCCCACACTTTGGAGGACTTTGGGAGGCAGCTGTACGATCAGCAAAACATCACCTATTGAGAGTAATTGGAGAAAATCCAGTGTCGATAGAAGACATGACGACTTTGCTGGCACAAGTAGAAGCTTGTCTTAACTCCAGACCAATAACTCCTATTTCGAATGATCCGTGTGATTTGCAACCGCTAACTCCTGCGCATTTCCTAATTGGTTCTTCACTGCAAGATTTACCAGAACCGGATTTATTGGCGATCCCAAGCAATCGGCTGCACCATTGGCAACTTATTCAACAAAGGTTACAACATTTCTGGAAGAGATGGCAAGGAGAGTATTTGTGTCAACTGCAAGGACGTTCGAAACGCTGGAAACCACCGATACCCATTCAAACTGGCAAACTGGTCATCATCAAGGAAGATAATCTGCCTCCATTGCGCTGGAAGATGGGAAGAATCGAGGAGATTCACCCGGGAAGCGATGGAATAGTGCGTGTAGTAACGTTGAAAACAGCTACAGGTTCGCTTCGAAGACCCATCGAAAAGATTTGTTTTTTGCCAGAAttaaatgaagaaaattattga